In Qipengyuania psychrotolerans, one DNA window encodes the following:
- a CDS encoding DUF969 domain-containing protein, with amino-acid sequence MNYWPLLGIAIVVAGFALRFNPLLVVVSAALATGVLAGLDLTAVIEALGKAFNDNRYISVTWIILPVIGLLERYGLQQRARAVIEGVRGATMGKLLVIYLGFRQITAALGMKDIGGHPQAVRPLVAPMAEAAAEKSHGTLAEGDREKVLAMAAATDNVGLFFGEDIFFAIASILLIQGVFESAGYPLTPLQLSVWAIPTAICAFIIHGWRISALDRRLGRAAS; translated from the coding sequence ATGAACTACTGGCCCCTGCTGGGCATCGCCATCGTAGTGGCGGGCTTTGCGCTGCGGTTCAATCCATTACTGGTGGTGGTCAGCGCAGCATTGGCGACCGGCGTACTCGCTGGGCTTGACCTGACCGCAGTGATCGAGGCGCTGGGCAAGGCGTTCAATGACAACCGCTACATCAGTGTTACCTGGATTATCCTCCCGGTTATCGGTTTGCTCGAACGGTACGGCCTCCAGCAACGCGCCCGCGCAGTGATCGAAGGGGTCCGAGGTGCCACGATGGGCAAACTGCTCGTCATCTACCTTGGATTCCGCCAAATCACGGCGGCGCTGGGCATGAAAGACATTGGCGGCCACCCCCAAGCAGTGCGCCCATTGGTCGCTCCCATGGCAGAGGCCGCAGCCGAGAAATCGCATGGCACCTTGGCAGAGGGTGACCGGGAAAAAGTCCTCGCGATGGCTGCTGCAACCGACAATGTCGGCCTGTTCTTCGGCGAGGACATCTTCTTCGCCATTGCCTCGATCCTGCTCATTCAGGGGGTGTTTGAAAGCGCGGGCTATCCGCTCACGCCCCTGCAACTGTCGGTCTGGGCAATTCCCACGGCCATCTGTGCCTTCATCATCCACGGTTGGCGCATCTCGGCACTGGACCGCCGGCTGGGGAGGGCTGCATCGTGA
- a CDS encoding DUF979 domain-containing protein, protein MITYEWLYILAGAFFAIWSLLSLRDRLWGNAAFWGLLAASFFLGSHVSDFVNGVLVLAMVGIAGIGGLKRSDPQTTSPQERFDYAKLFGNRLFIPALIVPITAVAGTLLYNFTPLSETGLFEERRETLLLFGIGVLLALVAAMAWLRPPAIAPAEEGRRLLDSIGWAAILPQMLAALGAVFALAGVGDIIGGLAGEVIPDGSVFLTVVVFALGMALFTMIMGNAFAAFPVMAAAIGIPLLVEDYGGNPAVIGAVGMLAGFCGTLMTPMAANFNIVPAALLELKDQNGVIRQQIGTAVPLWICNVAIIYIGAFLLWN, encoded by the coding sequence GTGATCACTTACGAATGGCTCTATATCCTCGCAGGCGCTTTCTTCGCGATCTGGTCGCTGCTCAGCCTGCGTGACCGGCTTTGGGGCAATGCCGCATTCTGGGGGCTACTGGCCGCCAGCTTCTTCCTCGGCAGTCATGTTTCCGATTTCGTGAACGGTGTGCTTGTCCTGGCGATGGTTGGCATTGCGGGCATCGGCGGGCTCAAACGCAGTGATCCCCAGACCACCAGCCCGCAGGAGCGATTCGATTATGCGAAACTTTTCGGCAATCGGCTTTTCATTCCCGCATTGATCGTCCCGATCACGGCGGTCGCTGGCACGCTGCTGTATAACTTCACACCCCTAAGCGAAACAGGACTGTTCGAGGAGCGGCGCGAGACGTTGCTACTGTTCGGCATCGGCGTGCTGCTGGCGCTGGTCGCTGCAATGGCATGGCTGCGGCCGCCTGCCATCGCCCCGGCTGAAGAGGGGCGGCGATTGCTCGATTCGATCGGCTGGGCGGCCATCCTCCCGCAGATGCTGGCAGCGCTCGGTGCGGTGTTCGCGCTGGCAGGTGTCGGCGATATTATCGGCGGGCTGGCGGGTGAGGTGATCCCCGATGGCAGCGTGTTCCTGACCGTGGTCGTCTTCGCGCTGGGCATGGCGCTGTTCACGATGATCATGGGCAATGCCTTTGCCGCATTCCCTGTCATGGCTGCGGCCATCGGCATCCCGCTACTGGTCGAGGATTACGGCGGCAATCCGGCCGTCATTGGCGCGGTCGGAATGCTGGCGGGTTTCTGCGGCACATTGATGACGCCCATGGCGGCCAACTTCAACATCGTGCCAGCTGCCCTGCTCGAGCTGAAAGACCAGAACGGCGTGATCCGCCAGCAGATCGGCACTGCCGTACCGCTGTGGATCTGCAATGTGGCGATCATCTATATCGGAGCGTTCCTGCTGTGGAATTGA
- a CDS encoding DUF2891 domain-containing protein, translated as MELTQATASKFAAIALGHVAREYPHKLDHVMASDADVQPPRVLHPCFFGSFDWHSCVHGWWTLLTLRRLFPEMPEAAQIEELAEATFTPDKLAAELAYLDRPDARGFERPYGWAWLLYLHHEAERHQDRQWGARIEPLAKAFAKRLSAYLQVLTYPITVGTHFNTSFALCLAREWAESRDPVLIATIDEWSLAAFAAKGAYVGWEPGGDEFLSPVLSAAMLMSRVMPYTQFAPWFDQLVIANGWLESECRPVTVSDRSDGKIAHLDGLNLSRAWNLRAIGNALGDDHAGSLIARRAEDHLAAALPHVAGDYAGEHWLASFALLAMLEKG; from the coding sequence GTGGAATTGACGCAAGCGACCGCCAGCAAATTTGCCGCAATCGCGCTCGGCCATGTTGCACGCGAATATCCCCACAAGCTCGACCATGTCATGGCGAGCGATGCCGACGTGCAGCCACCGCGCGTTCTGCACCCGTGTTTCTTCGGCAGTTTTGACTGGCACAGCTGCGTGCACGGGTGGTGGACTTTGCTCACATTGCGGCGGCTCTTTCCCGAAATGCCCGAGGCTGCTCAAATCGAGGAGTTGGCAGAAGCCACCTTCACACCGGACAAGCTGGCTGCCGAGCTGGCCTATCTGGACCGGCCCGATGCGCGCGGATTTGAACGACCCTATGGTTGGGCCTGGCTGCTCTATCTGCATCACGAGGCCGAGCGGCATCAGGACAGGCAATGGGGCGCGCGGATCGAGCCGCTCGCCAAAGCATTCGCCAAGCGTTTGAGCGCGTATCTTCAGGTCCTGACCTATCCCATCACCGTCGGGACGCATTTCAACACCAGTTTTGCGCTGTGCCTGGCCCGCGAATGGGCGGAAAGCCGGGATCCGGTCCTGATTGCCACGATCGACGAGTGGTCGCTTGCCGCCTTTGCCGCCAAGGGCGCCTATGTCGGGTGGGAACCGGGCGGTGACGAGTTCCTTTCGCCGGTCCTATCGGCGGCCATGCTGATGAGCCGTGTCATGCCGTACACCCAGTTCGCACCGTGGTTCGACCAGCTGGTGATCGCCAACGGATGGCTCGAAAGCGAGTGCCGCCCTGTCACCGTGTCAGACCGCAGCGATGGCAAGATCGCCCATCTCGACGGCTTGAACCTGAGCCGTGCGTGGAACCTGCGCGCCATCGGCAATGCGCTCGGCGACGATCACGCCGGATCACTCATTGCAAGGCGCGCCGAGGACCATCTGGCTGCGGCTTTACCGCATGTGGCAGGAGACTACGCCGGCGAACACTGGCTTGCCAGTTTCGCTCTTCTGGCAATGCTCGAAAAAGGTTAG
- a CDS encoding glycoside hydrolase family 3 C-terminal domain-containing protein — translation MTTAEKAGQLAIVAAPDPQDRGETEAFSRALREGLVTAVEGVASKVQAEALQQMAIEESRLGIPLLFPFETGTGVETIFPTPMAAAASWDMDAIEAAESVIAGEAIARGVNWAMAPEAGYLASAARKSFGHAAEQVHLSAAIAAARVRGLQAMKQGAEEGVLACLDLTRLFGHASGGSASSRDIGDALSVAATVVGQGYLGSISFGGTDGFQNREAQRSFGFLQAPGAFDGIILSEWKALAAAARDSEHIESGNFLSVDALVAAVEKGTIPLARLDDAVTRVLRAKYALGLFSAPLGREAVRRRGSLPTPVQNRENALALARKSVVLLRNEPALLPLGIDSNDILVIGNAANDRRLPLAGREGLAASVIDGLEQLGIPHKFAPGLALRQENSPVGRMIEADSMAIGMACEAAKRSHTVIVVLGEGAGATLAEAQRQLLSSLRTVTDNIVLVTMGAVPLDPVIGASPLACVVHAGQLGTMSGHAIAEILTGEFAPSGKLPMALPATDESHGLPFGHGLHYADFALTDCTLDLAPDHLVATVQLRNAGEFAGEETVQLFLRRFRGRHLPSRPSLRGFQRISLAPGERATVTFELGREEIGQYREDGRFIVEGGLLDIRVGLSSERTLGGEIELPEAVAKAMSGFVRGRSREAATGLRRA, via the coding sequence ATGACCACTGCCGAAAAGGCTGGGCAACTGGCGATTGTCGCTGCCCCAGACCCGCAGGACCGGGGCGAGACCGAGGCTTTTTCGCGTGCGCTGCGTGAAGGCCTGGTCACCGCAGTCGAGGGGGTCGCGTCCAAGGTCCAGGCCGAAGCATTGCAGCAGATGGCCATCGAAGAATCGCGGCTTGGCATCCCGCTATTGTTCCCGTTTGAAACCGGAACAGGTGTCGAAACAATCTTCCCGACCCCGATGGCCGCAGCCGCCAGCTGGGACATGGACGCTATCGAGGCCGCAGAAAGCGTCATCGCAGGTGAAGCGATCGCTCGCGGTGTGAACTGGGCCATGGCACCCGAAGCTGGCTACCTGGCTTCTGCCGCACGCAAAAGTTTCGGTCACGCCGCCGAGCAGGTTCATCTGTCGGCCGCGATCGCTGCCGCCCGGGTCAGGGGCCTGCAGGCTATGAAGCAAGGGGCCGAGGAAGGTGTCCTCGCCTGCCTCGATCTGACGCGCCTGTTCGGTCACGCAAGCGGCGGGAGTGCTTCCAGCAGAGATATTGGCGATGCTCTTTCGGTTGCAGCTACCGTCGTAGGCCAGGGTTACCTTGGATCAATCAGTTTCGGCGGCACCGATGGCTTCCAGAACCGCGAAGCCCAGCGCTCCTTTGGCTTTCTACAGGCGCCCGGTGCTTTCGACGGCATCATCCTGTCAGAGTGGAAAGCCCTGGCCGCTGCCGCGCGAGACAGCGAGCATATCGAAAGCGGCAATTTCCTGTCGGTAGATGCGCTGGTAGCGGCAGTCGAGAAAGGCACGATCCCGTTGGCGCGCCTCGACGATGCGGTGACGCGGGTCCTGCGGGCGAAATACGCCCTCGGCCTGTTCAGCGCGCCGCTTGGCCGCGAGGCCGTGCGACGCCGCGGATCCTTGCCAACCCCCGTTCAGAACCGCGAAAACGCGCTGGCATTGGCACGTAAGTCAGTGGTGCTGCTGCGCAATGAGCCCGCTCTCCTGCCGCTTGGTATCGATTCGAACGACATCCTCGTGATCGGCAATGCGGCCAATGATCGCAGGCTACCGCTGGCTGGCCGCGAAGGCCTCGCCGCGAGCGTGATCGACGGGCTCGAACAGCTCGGCATCCCGCACAAGTTTGCGCCAGGCCTCGCGCTGCGCCAGGAAAACTCGCCGGTCGGCCGGATGATCGAGGCTGACAGCATGGCGATCGGCATGGCCTGCGAAGCTGCCAAGCGTTCGCACACGGTCATTGTCGTGCTTGGCGAAGGTGCGGGTGCCACGCTGGCAGAAGCCCAGAGGCAGTTGCTATCGTCGCTACGCACGGTGACTGACAATATCGTGCTCGTCACGATGGGTGCCGTACCGCTCGATCCGGTCATTGGCGCAAGCCCGCTGGCGTGTGTCGTCCATGCCGGCCAGCTCGGCACGATGAGCGGGCATGCCATTGCGGAAATCCTGACCGGCGAATTTGCGCCAAGCGGGAAATTACCGATGGCTCTACCTGCAACGGATGAAAGCCACGGCCTGCCGTTCGGGCACGGCCTGCATTACGCCGATTTTGCGTTGACCGATTGCACGCTCGATCTTGCGCCCGACCACCTTGTCGCCACTGTCCAACTGCGCAACGCCGGCGAATTCGCAGGCGAAGAAACAGTCCAGCTGTTCCTGCGCCGCTTTCGCGGACGCCATCTGCCCAGCCGCCCGAGTTTGCGGGGGTTTCAGCGAATTTCGCTCGCTCCGGGCGAGCGCGCGACTGTAACGTTTGAACTCGGCAGGGAAGAGATCGGCCAGTACCGCGAGGACGGTCGGTTCATCGTCGAAGGCGGCCTCCTCGATATCAGGGTCGGCCTGTCATCCGAGCGCACGCTGGGCGGAGAAATCGAGCTGCCGGAAGCTGTGGCAAAGGCCATGAGCGGCTTCGTTCGCGGTAGGTCCCGGGAAGCGGCCACCGGTCTGCGCCGCGCCTGA
- a CDS encoding ArsR/SmtB family transcription factor produces MRTEAIFRALADPTRLRILRLLGSMELAVGEVAQVLGQSQPRVSRHIGILCDAGLAERRREGSWIFLRARGDAALCDDVLRLLKQAEIADPVFAELCEGDRRKLAEIRSAREQQAEQYFADHADDWDELRRLHSSDDEVEAALRASLGDLNLGRLLDIGTGTGRMAELFAEGAEHIVALDKSLAMLRVARAKLQHLPTDRVELIQGDFASLPFPSGSFDTVLFHQVLHFAPSPALVLSEAARVTRENGQVAIVDFAAHQREELRERHAHARLGFADDHMARLLEDAGFVPADPVALEDGELAVKIWIARRRMAEGRKAS; encoded by the coding sequence ATGCGGACCGAAGCCATCTTTCGCGCGCTTGCCGATCCTACCCGCCTGCGTATTTTGCGCTTGCTGGGTTCGATGGAGCTTGCCGTGGGCGAAGTGGCTCAGGTTCTCGGGCAGAGCCAGCCGCGCGTTTCACGTCATATCGGGATATTGTGCGATGCCGGTCTTGCCGAACGTCGCCGCGAAGGCAGCTGGATATTCCTGCGGGCGCGCGGCGATGCCGCGCTGTGCGACGATGTGCTGCGCTTGCTCAAACAAGCCGAGATCGCCGATCCCGTATTTGCTGAGCTTTGCGAAGGGGATCGCCGCAAGCTGGCAGAAATCCGCTCGGCGCGTGAACAGCAGGCCGAACAATATTTTGCAGATCACGCCGACGATTGGGACGAACTACGCCGGCTTCATTCGTCGGATGACGAGGTGGAAGCCGCCTTGCGCGCATCGCTCGGCGACCTGAACCTTGGCCGCCTGCTCGATATCGGCACGGGCACCGGACGCATGGCCGAGCTTTTCGCCGAAGGTGCCGAACACATTGTCGCGCTGGACAAAAGCCTCGCGATGTTGCGCGTTGCACGGGCCAAGTTGCAGCATTTGCCCACCGACCGGGTCGAGTTGATACAGGGCGATTTCGCATCGCTCCCGTTCCCTTCGGGCAGCTTTGACACTGTCCTGTTTCACCAGGTCCTGCATTTTGCGCCGAGCCCGGCGCTGGTCCTTTCGGAGGCGGCCCGGGTCACCCGCGAAAACGGGCAGGTTGCGATCGTCGATTTCGCCGCGCATCAGCGCGAAGAGCTGCGCGAACGTCATGCCCACGCCCGGCTTGGCTTTGCTGACGACCACATGGCGCGATTGCTTGAAGATGCAGGCTTTGTGCCTGCTGATCCGGTGGCGCTTGAAGATGGCGAACTGGCCGTGAAAATCTGGATTGCACGTCGCCGGATGGCGGAAGGAAGGAAAGCGTCTTGA
- the metF gene encoding methylenetetrahydrofolate reductase: protein MREAQRALEAPLFSGLAGDIDVSFEFFPPKTDKMAQTLWHSVETLSPLSPRFVSVTYGAGGSTRERTHEAVRRIVNETQMPAAAHLTCVNATREEVDAVAREYWEEGVRHIVALRGDPPEGGSAYTPHPGGYANAAELIAGLKKVADFEISVAAYPEVHPDSPDRQADLDNLKRKFDAGATRAITQFFFDPECFFEFRDKAVAAGIEGEIVPGVMPVLSFSAVQRMSGLCGTGIPDWMEGLFEGLDEKPEARQLVSATIAAEMCRRLYAGGVRQFHFYTLNRAELSYAICHMLGLRPEARQ, encoded by the coding sequence ATGCGCGAAGCACAGCGCGCACTCGAAGCACCGCTTTTCTCAGGCCTAGCGGGCGATATCGACGTAAGCTTCGAATTCTTTCCGCCCAAGACGGACAAGATGGCGCAGACCTTGTGGCACAGCGTGGAAACGCTCTCGCCCCTGTCGCCGCGCTTTGTTTCGGTCACCTATGGCGCCGGGGGCTCGACCCGTGAACGGACCCACGAGGCTGTTCGCAGGATCGTCAACGAAACTCAGATGCCTGCCGCTGCGCACCTCACCTGTGTCAATGCGACGCGCGAAGAGGTCGATGCCGTCGCGCGCGAGTACTGGGAAGAAGGTGTGCGCCACATCGTCGCCCTGCGCGGCGATCCGCCGGAGGGCGGCAGCGCGTACACCCCGCACCCGGGTGGCTACGCGAATGCAGCCGAGCTGATCGCGGGCCTGAAGAAGGTCGCCGATTTCGAAATTTCGGTAGCTGCCTATCCGGAAGTTCACCCGGATTCGCCCGACCGGCAGGCCGATCTCGACAATCTGAAACGCAAATTCGATGCCGGAGCGACGCGGGCGATCACGCAGTTCTTCTTCGATCCGGAATGCTTCTTCGAATTTCGCGACAAGGCCGTCGCAGCGGGCATCGAAGGGGAGATCGTACCCGGCGTCATGCCAGTGCTGAGCTTCAGCGCGGTTCAGCGCATGAGCGGTCTGTGCGGCACCGGCATTCCCGATTGGATGGAAGGCCTGTTCGAGGGGCTCGACGAAAAACCCGAGGCGCGCCAATTGGTCAGCGCCACCATAGCGGCTGAAATGTGCCGCAGGCTGTATGCTGGCGGTGTCCGCCAGTTCCATTTCTACACGTTGAACCGCGCCGAATTGAGTTATGCGATTTGCCACATGCTCGGTCTGCGTCCGGAGGCCAGGCAATGA